The Poseidonibacter lekithochrous region AAAGCTAACTATTCAGCACTTGTTAGAGAGTATTCTTACGTAAAAGGTAATCCTGATGCAAAAGTAGAGCTAGTTGAGTTCTTAGACCCAGCTTGTGGAACTTGTGCACAGTTTCATCCATATGTAAAAGAGATTTTAAAGCAAAATAAAGGAAATCTAAAAGTAGTTTATAGATATGCTCCTTTTCATAAAAACTCAGATGAAATCGTAAAAATGCTTGAAGCTTCAAAAAAGCAAGGTAAGTATGAAGAGGTTTTAGATCTTGTACTTGTAACTCAAAGATATTGGGTAAAAAATCATGTTGGTCAATTAAACATTTTATGGGAAATTCTTTTAAAATCAGAATTACTTGATATGAATAAATTAACTGATGATATGAAAGACCCTAAACTTGATGCAATTGTAAAACAAGATTTAGCAGACGCTAAAACTTTAGGAGCATCAAAAACTCCATCATTCTTTGTAAATGGGAAACCATTAGAAACATTTGGTTTAGATCAATTAATTGATTTAATTCAATCTGAATTATAAAAGAAGAT contains the following coding sequences:
- a CDS encoding thioredoxin domain-containing protein — its product is MQNKKIVIISVICLVALFFVGGYIYKNKQNEQIASNVKANYSALVREYSYVKGNPDAKVELVEFLDPACGTCAQFHPYVKEILKQNKGNLKVVYRYAPFHKNSDEIVKMLEASKKQGKYEEVLDLVLVTQRYWVKNHVGQLNILWEILLKSELLDMNKLTDDMKDPKLDAIVKQDLADAKTLGASKTPSFFVNGKPLETFGLDQLIDLIQSEL